A genomic segment from uncultured Desulfuromonas sp. encodes:
- the nuoK gene encoding NADH-quinone oxidoreductase subunit NuoK, protein MIISDNLNTYLIIAAILLVIGLYGMLRHRSLIGMLISSEFILNGAALNFMAFNRFVAPNPAVGQIYTLFIMGIAAAEAAIVVSIIIAVYRKYRSEDPEQVQDLKM, encoded by the coding sequence ATGATCATCAGCGATAACTTAAATACCTATCTGATTATTGCAGCCATTCTGCTGGTCATTGGTCTGTATGGCATGTTGCGTCACCGCTCTCTCATCGGCATGCTGATTTCAAGCGAATTCATCTTGAATGGTGCAGCGCTCAACTTTATGGCCTTTAACCGTTTTGTTGCACCCAACCCCGCAGTTGGACAAATTTACACTTTGTTCATCATGGGTATCGCAGCCGCTGAAGCAGCAATTGTGGTCAGTATCATTATCGCAGTGTACCGGAAATATCGAAGTGAAGATCCTGAGCAGGTTCAGGATCTTAAGATGTGA
- a CDS encoding monovalent cation/H+ antiporter subunit D family protein, with protein MNTIITSKIILTTLIPMITGLLVMFSGKKPNLRDSWSTLGAIITFVSVLNFLPIIQGGQQLQYTLFELYPGITVKLNLDALGVVFALVASFLWILASLYCVGYMRGLNEHAQTRFYVCYAVSVGAAMGAAFAGNLFTLYLFYEIVSIFTYPLVMHHQDEEGYAGAKKYIVYLMFTSKAFLLPAMVIIYVLCGTLDFNTANIAQGIFPAEADRFVVGIAYLLCLFGFAKSGIMPLHNWLPDAMVAPTPVSALLHAVVVVKVGVFSTCRVMLSIFGTNILHETGLGIFTAYFVSFTILTASVIALTKTNLKARLAYSTVSQLSYIILGVAMLTPNSITGGLIHIANHAFAKITLFFAAGCIFVASGKKDIMEMGGLGKRMPFTMVAFGVASLGMIGAPPVGGFVTKWYLALGTMDIHNWILLCVLLASSLLNAGYFVPVFLQAFFGKPLPADEGLTSSLENKPLILFMVVPLVITGTLSVLIGIYPDLFLDLINLMVKS; from the coding sequence ATGAACACGATTATCACCAGCAAGATTATTTTGACAACGCTGATCCCGATGATTACGGGACTGCTTGTCATGTTTTCGGGCAAAAAGCCGAATCTGCGCGACAGTTGGTCGACTCTCGGTGCCATTATCACTTTTGTTTCGGTCCTGAATTTTCTGCCGATTATTCAGGGGGGACAACAACTCCAATACACACTGTTTGAGCTGTATCCCGGCATTACGGTTAAGCTGAACCTCGATGCGCTGGGTGTTGTCTTTGCACTGGTTGCCTCATTCCTATGGATACTGGCCAGTCTTTACTGTGTCGGCTATATGCGAGGCTTGAATGAGCATGCCCAGACCCGTTTTTATGTCTGCTACGCGGTTTCCGTTGGTGCGGCCATGGGTGCGGCATTTGCCGGTAACCTGTTTACCTTGTATCTGTTCTACGAGATCGTTTCCATCTTTACTTATCCTCTGGTTATGCACCATCAGGATGAAGAAGGGTACGCCGGTGCCAAGAAGTACATCGTGTACTTGATGTTCACTTCGAAGGCGTTCTTGCTTCCGGCCATGGTTATTATCTACGTTCTGTGTGGAACCCTCGACTTCAATACCGCCAATATCGCTCAGGGCATTTTCCCTGCTGAAGCGGATCGCTTTGTCGTTGGTATTGCTTACCTGCTCTGTCTGTTTGGTTTTGCCAAGTCGGGTATCATGCCGTTGCACAACTGGCTCCCCGATGCGATGGTTGCTCCGACACCGGTCAGTGCGCTGCTTCATGCGGTTGTCGTTGTTAAGGTCGGTGTGTTCTCGACTTGCCGAGTGATGTTGTCGATTTTCGGTACAAACATTCTACACGAAACCGGGTTGGGAATTTTTACCGCTTATTTTGTTTCCTTCACGATACTAACGGCATCAGTCATTGCACTGACAAAGACCAACCTCAAGGCTCGTTTGGCTTACTCGACTGTCAGTCAGTTGTCCTACATCATTCTTGGTGTTGCGATGCTCACCCCGAACTCTATTACCGGCGGTTTGATCCATATTGCCAACCACGCTTTTGCTAAGATCACGTTGTTCTTCGCGGCCGGTTGCATCTTTGTTGCCAGCGGTAAAAAAGACATCATGGAGATGGGTGGTTTAGGTAAGCGGATGCCATTTACGATGGTGGCGTTTGGTGTCGCATCTCTGGGTATGATCGGAGCCCCTCCGGTGGGTGGTTTTGTTACTAAATGGTATCTGGCTCTTGGCACCATGGACATTCATAACTGGATTCTGTTGTGCGTTCTGTTGGCCAGTAGTTTGCTGAATGCTGGTTACTTCGTTCCTGTTTTCCTTCAGGCGTTCTTTGGCAAGCCCCTTCCTGCTGATGAAGGCTTGACTTCAAGTCTTGAAAATAAACCTCTGATTCTGTTTATGGTGGTCCCTCTGGTGATCACTGGAACGCTGTCAGTTTTGATTGGTATTTATCCCGATCTGTTTCTCGACCTCATTAACCTGATGGTGAAGTCATGA
- a CDS encoding Na(+)/H(+) antiporter subunit D, whose protein sequence is MTSSIFMHPATIFIVGALLLPLFKKFNAQKIWLVVVPLLAFIQIKYLPASFGCVEWLGFKMQFGRVDQLTMVFLHVFTLMALIGSIFGLHVKESGQHAAAWLYVAGSLGTTLAGDYLVVFVFWELMAFASVFLVWYRKRKRSIEAGYRYLLVHTFGGLVLLGGIFLRYLNLDGDLSFVAITPDTATVADYLIMIGFMLNAAVPPIHAWLPDAYPEATVTGAVFMCAFTTKTAVYVLARGFAGFETLAIMGAIMTLYGVGYAVIENDARRILAYHIVSQVGYMVCGVGIGTEMAINGACAHAYAHILYKALLFMGVGSVLEMTGRSKLSELGGLYKYMPLSMIFTVIGGIAISGFPLTSGFISKSMIIAAAGNNHQLILMLMLSLAAVGTFLSVGIKLPYFIWFGPNDSGLKPKEAYWNMQVGMFMAAFMCIFLGVYPDYLYNMLPYAVNYHPYNSYHLTETFHLLGFTGLGFYIMVKYLKPHDVSNLDLDWFYRRGAGWFMWLARKPISATNEWVSNVYQTVGLRFTMALARALSWFDWEGIDWALDGSARGFVKGGEQVRQFQTGKLQQYIGGAVVLLFLVLIVVVLI, encoded by the coding sequence ATGACAAGTAGTATTTTTATGCATCCAGCCACCATTTTTATTGTCGGTGCGCTGCTGCTACCCTTATTCAAGAAATTCAATGCCCAGAAGATCTGGCTGGTCGTTGTCCCTTTGCTGGCGTTTATTCAGATCAAGTATCTGCCGGCATCCTTTGGCTGCGTTGAATGGTTGGGTTTCAAAATGCAGTTTGGCCGTGTCGATCAGTTGACGATGGTTTTCCTGCATGTCTTTACGCTGATGGCGCTTATCGGCAGCATCTTCGGATTGCATGTTAAGGAAAGTGGCCAACACGCTGCAGCGTGGTTGTATGTTGCTGGTTCGTTGGGGACAACTCTGGCAGGTGATTACCTGGTGGTCTTTGTCTTCTGGGAGCTGATGGCATTTGCCTCTGTTTTCCTCGTCTGGTACCGCAAGCGGAAGCGGTCGATCGAAGCAGGTTATCGCTATCTTCTGGTGCATACTTTTGGTGGTCTTGTCCTGCTGGGCGGTATCTTTCTGCGCTACCTTAATCTTGATGGTGATCTCAGCTTCGTGGCGATCACTCCGGATACGGCAACGGTGGCGGATTATCTGATCATGATCGGTTTCATGCTCAATGCAGCGGTTCCCCCGATTCATGCCTGGCTACCTGATGCGTATCCTGAGGCAACAGTCACTGGTGCCGTTTTCATGTGTGCCTTCACCACCAAGACGGCTGTATATGTTCTAGCACGTGGCTTTGCAGGATTTGAAACACTGGCCATTATGGGTGCCATCATGACCCTGTATGGTGTTGGTTACGCGGTTATCGAAAACGATGCACGGCGTATTCTGGCGTATCATATTGTCAGCCAGGTCGGTTACATGGTGTGCGGTGTCGGTATCGGTACAGAGATGGCGATTAACGGGGCCTGTGCTCATGCTTATGCGCACATCCTTTATAAAGCTCTGTTGTTCATGGGTGTTGGTAGTGTTTTGGAGATGACAGGTCGCTCTAAACTTAGTGAGCTGGGTGGCTTATATAAGTATATGCCGCTGTCAATGATCTTTACTGTCATTGGCGGTATCGCGATTTCCGGCTTCCCGTTGACGAGTGGTTTCATCAGTAAATCAATGATTATCGCGGCTGCAGGCAACAACCACCAACTGATTCTTATGTTGATGCTGTCTCTGGCAGCTGTCGGTACATTCCTGTCAGTTGGAATCAAGCTGCCTTACTTTATCTGGTTTGGTCCCAATGATAGCGGTCTTAAGCCGAAAGAGGCCTATTGGAATATGCAGGTTGGTATGTTTATGGCCGCCTTCATGTGTATCTTCCTCGGTGTCTATCCGGATTATTTGTATAACATGCTGCCGTATGCGGTGAACTATCATCCGTATAACAGCTATCACCTGACAGAAACGTTCCATCTGCTCGGTTTCACGGGTTTGGGTTTCTACATCATGGTCAAATACCTCAAGCCTCACGATGTGTCCAACCTCGACCTCGACTGGTTCTATCGTCGCGGTGCCGGTTGGTTCATGTGGCTTGCTCGTAAGCCCATCAGTGCGACCAATGAGTGGGTTAGTAACGTTTACCAGACTGTCGGATTGCGCTTCACCATGGCGTTGGCCCGCGCTCTTTCCTGGTTTGACTGGGAAGGCATTGACTGGGCATTGGACGGCAGTGCACGCGGTTTCGTCAAGGGAGGTGAGCAGGTTCGTCAGTTCCAGACCGGTAAACTGCAACAATACATCGGTGGAGCGGTTGTATTGCTCTTCCTGGTACTGATTGTCGTGGTTCTGATCTGA
- a CDS encoding NADH-quinone oxidoreductase subunit M → MEKYLILNTLNFPILSMLLLIPVVGAVVTMFLRGDTLLKFWGLAVTLVTAVISLPLWSRFDQTTAKYQFVELRHWFPALNLDYVVGVDGISVLLVLLTTLVMPLCILCSWTYIKTRMKEFIIVTLLMETAMLGVFVSLNTVLFYIFWEGMLVPMYLIIAIWGGDRKDYASIKFFLYTFAGSIFLLVSIVAMYITTGTFFIPELMDHNFAFSYQMWIFLACALGFAIKMPMFPFHTWLPAAHVQAPVAGSVILASILLKMGGYGFLRFCLPMAPAATLYCMPYLIIMSLVSIIVGGYLALGQSDIKKLIAYSSVGHMGFVTLGIFLLNDAGIKGAMLQMINHGVTTGALFIMIGLIYERTHSREISDNSKLGMFMPIYVTFLGIFSLSSLAFPGTNSFVGEFLVLFGAFDKYPLVGAMAIPGAILAAAYMLRLLQKMVWDDSDGHGHHDHGDGHGDDHGDHHLTDCNFREFIQLAFLTVFVFWIGLHPTPLLDMMDTSVAHLIHQVDAGSAVQEAVHHGEHHALLNEAGAWVKNLF, encoded by the coding sequence ATGGAAAAGTATCTAATCCTGAATACATTAAATTTCCCGATCTTATCGATGCTGCTGCTGATACCGGTAGTCGGGGCTGTTGTGACCATGTTTTTGCGTGGTGACACTCTATTGAAATTCTGGGGTCTGGCAGTGACCCTGGTCACTGCTGTGATCTCTTTGCCGCTCTGGTCGCGTTTTGATCAGACAACGGCGAAATATCAGTTCGTCGAACTGCGCCATTGGTTCCCGGCACTCAACCTCGATTATGTGGTTGGTGTGGATGGGATCAGTGTACTGCTGGTTCTGTTGACGACGCTGGTCATGCCGCTTTGTATCCTGTGCTCCTGGACCTATATAAAGACACGGATGAAGGAATTCATCATTGTGACCTTGTTGATGGAAACAGCGATGCTCGGCGTTTTTGTCAGTCTGAACACGGTTCTCTTCTATATCTTCTGGGAAGGTATGCTGGTGCCGATGTATCTCATCATCGCAATCTGGGGTGGTGACAGGAAGGATTATGCTTCTATTAAGTTCTTCCTTTACACCTTTGCCGGTAGTATCTTCCTGCTGGTTTCTATTGTTGCGATGTACATCACCACAGGGACTTTCTTTATCCCTGAGTTGATGGATCATAACTTTGCGTTCTCCTATCAGATGTGGATCTTCCTGGCGTGTGCACTAGGTTTTGCCATCAAGATGCCGATGTTCCCGTTCCATACCTGGTTGCCTGCTGCTCACGTTCAGGCCCCGGTCGCTGGTTCAGTCATTCTGGCCAGTATCCTGCTTAAAATGGGTGGTTACGGATTCCTGCGCTTCTGCCTGCCGATGGCACCCGCAGCAACGCTTTACTGCATGCCGTATTTGATCATCATGTCGTTGGTCAGTATTATTGTCGGCGGTTATCTAGCTCTGGGACAGTCTGACATCAAGAAATTGATTGCTTACTCTTCTGTCGGTCACATGGGATTTGTTACCTTGGGTATCTTCCTTCTCAATGATGCCGGTATTAAGGGTGCGATGCTGCAAATGATCAACCATGGTGTTACCACGGGTGCTCTGTTTATCATGATCGGTTTGATTTACGAGCGTACTCATAGCCGTGAGATCTCTGATAACAGCAAGCTGGGTATGTTCATGCCGATTTACGTGACGTTCCTCGGTATTTTCTCCCTTTCATCACTGGCCTTCCCTGGAACCAACAGCTTCGTTGGAGAATTCCTTGTGCTGTTCGGTGCGTTTGACAAATACCCGCTGGTTGGTGCTATGGCAATTCCCGGTGCTATCCTGGCTGCAGCTTATATGCTGCGTCTTTTGCAAAAGATGGTCTGGGATGATTCCGACGGTCACGGTCACCACGATCATGGCGATGGCCATGGTGATGATCATGGTGATCACCATCTTACAGACTGCAACTTTAGAGAATTTATCCAATTGGCATTCTTGACCGTATTCGTATTTTGGATCGGTTTACACCCGACACCGTTGCTGGACATGATGGATACCAGTGTTGCTCACCTGATTCATCAGGTTGATGCCGGTAGCGCGGTACAGGAAGCTGTTCACCACGGTGAACACCATGCCCTGCTGAATGAAGCAGGTGCCTGGGTCAAGAACCTCTTCTAA
- a CDS encoding NADH-quinone oxidoreductase subunit N — MLNTAFLPELALMLTVLVLFFMTLGKFRTGAVQGASLLLTALTLVATFMSLGAHDSLFFDAYQVDSLSQLFKLVIVGGLFLVFFLGRGLTGIEGKIHCEYNMFLSISALGLMFLSSSVELLTILLSLEISSYALYVVIPFRNGQGRSHVEAGIKYVLFGAVSTGLTLYGMSYIFGLAHTTYLSELAQLMPSLVATQPLAVIAMILVMTAFFYKLAMFPMHFWTPDVYEGASNETTSFVATLPKVGAVLLLIRFVAVAGYDISQVTWVLAVVAVLSMTLGNFTALVQTDLKRLLAYSSIAHAGYVMIGILTADEMGMSAAVFYVIGYLLMNLGCFYVIYNIAPEGQNVTFDDLKGLSRRSPLLALTLLVSAFGMAGIPPTIGFIGKFMLFTGAIHKGFYALVILAVINAAVAAFYYLKMARAAYCAPDSEQEVIALPLTAKLLGTFFILAIVIIGAMPQSLLATAKHAVETLL, encoded by the coding sequence ATGTTAAACACAGCTTTTCTGCCCGAGTTGGCACTGATGTTGACGGTCCTGGTCTTGTTCTTCATGACCTTGGGCAAGTTTCGCACTGGCGCAGTACAAGGTGCCAGCCTGTTATTGACTGCACTGACCCTCGTAGCAACATTCATGTCGTTGGGTGCTCATGACAGTCTTTTCTTCGATGCGTATCAGGTTGATTCGCTTTCTCAGCTGTTTAAACTGGTGATCGTCGGCGGCCTGTTCCTGGTGTTTTTCCTTGGTCGTGGTCTGACTGGAATTGAGGGGAAGATTCATTGTGAATATAACATGTTCCTCTCTATCAGTGCTTTGGGACTGATGTTTTTGAGCAGCTCTGTCGAATTGCTGACAATCCTGCTTAGTTTGGAAATTTCATCTTATGCCTTATATGTGGTTATTCCTTTCCGCAACGGTCAGGGGCGTAGCCATGTTGAAGCTGGCATCAAATATGTCCTGTTTGGCGCGGTATCGACGGGTCTCACACTGTATGGTATGAGCTATATCTTTGGTTTGGCACACACCACGTACTTGAGTGAATTGGCGCAATTGATGCCGTCTCTTGTGGCCACACAGCCTCTGGCTGTAATTGCCATGATTCTTGTCATGACAGCCTTTTTCTACAAGCTGGCCATGTTCCCGATGCATTTCTGGACCCCTGATGTTTATGAAGGCGCTTCAAATGAAACAACAAGCTTCGTAGCGACTTTGCCTAAGGTTGGCGCGGTACTGCTGCTGATTCGTTTTGTTGCTGTCGCTGGATATGATATCAGCCAGGTGACATGGGTACTTGCTGTTGTCGCGGTATTGTCTATGACCTTGGGTAACTTTACAGCATTGGTTCAAACTGACCTTAAACGTCTTTTAGCTTATTCTAGTATTGCTCATGCGGGCTATGTCATGATTGGTATTTTGACCGCTGATGAGATGGGTATGTCAGCAGCGGTATTCTATGTTATTGGCTATCTGCTGATGAACCTTGGCTGCTTTTACGTTATTTACAACATTGCTCCTGAAGGCCAGAACGTTACGTTTGACGATCTGAAAGGTCTCTCTCGTCGTTCACCTTTGCTGGCGTTAACACTCCTTGTGTCAGCATTTGGTATGGCTGGTATCCCACCGACAATTGGTTTTATCGGTAAGTTTATGCTTTTTACGGGCGCAATTCATAAAGGCTTCTATGCATTAGTTATTCTTGCTGTAATTAATGCTGCAGTTGCAGCTTTTTATTACCTTAAGATGGCCCGTGCTGCCTACTGTGCACCTGACTCAGAGCAGGAAGTTATTGCGCTTCCATTGACAGCCAAGCTGCTCGGGACTTTCTTCATTTTGGCAATTGTGATTATCGGTGCAATGCCACAATCTCTTCTTGCAACAGCCAAGCATGCTGTAGAGACGTTGTTGTAA
- a CDS encoding FAD:protein FMN transferase: MLRRLIFLLSFALISTIIYLNHSSKHEIGPLLLSGSTMGTTYHIKLVPPSESNLESEEISEQIKSTLNNIDALMSTYKPESEVSRFNRLETDTWFPLSEQTFHVIHSALHYSAISNGAFDITVGKLVNLWGFGPTINVNSLPDPDTINQLRSQIGYSRLELQSDPPSILKKSDAIYIDLSAIAKGYAVDAVATVLENNKIHDYMVEIGGEIRTSGTKQQGQPWSIGVESPVTDTRAVQKVLHLQQCAMATSGDYRNYFEHEGQRFSHTIDPRTGYPIKHKLASVTVIADTCMDADALATLLTVLGPEAGMDFAEQKNLAIFMIIKTAQGFEERSSTLFAPYLKH, from the coding sequence ATGCTTCGTCGCTTGATTTTTTTATTAAGCTTTGCTCTGATCAGCACCATTATATACCTCAACCATAGCTCAAAGCACGAAATTGGTCCTTTGCTGCTTAGTGGTTCCACAATGGGTACGACATATCATATCAAGCTGGTTCCCCCTTCAGAATCCAATCTAGAGTCTGAGGAGATATCCGAGCAGATCAAATCTACCTTGAATAATATTGATGCCCTGATGTCAACCTATAAGCCAGAATCTGAGGTTTCCAGATTCAATCGTCTTGAAACCGATACCTGGTTCCCATTATCAGAACAAACCTTTCACGTTATTCATTCTGCCTTACATTATAGTGCGATTAGTAATGGCGCTTTTGACATCACCGTCGGGAAACTTGTAAACCTATGGGGGTTTGGGCCGACGATCAATGTCAATTCTCTTCCGGATCCCGATACGATCAATCAATTGCGATCACAAATCGGTTATTCTCGCCTCGAACTGCAATCCGATCCACCCTCAATTCTGAAGAAGTCAGATGCAATCTACATCGACTTGTCAGCAATTGCTAAGGGCTATGCCGTGGATGCCGTCGCTACAGTGTTGGAAAACAACAAAATACATGATTACATGGTCGAGATTGGCGGGGAAATCAGAACGTCAGGAACCAAACAACAAGGCCAACCGTGGTCTATTGGCGTTGAAAGTCCTGTTACAGATACTCGAGCTGTTCAAAAAGTGCTCCATTTGCAACAATGTGCCATGGCAACATCTGGTGACTATCGCAATTATTTCGAACACGAAGGACAGAGATTTTCCCATACCATTGATCCCCGTACAGGTTATCCCATTAAGCATAAACTTGCTTCAGTCACGGTTATTGCCGATACATGCATGGATGCTGATGCATTAGCAACATTATTAACCGTTCTCGGCCCGGAAGCAGGTATGGATTTTGCTGAACAAAAGAACCTGGCTATTTTTATGATTATCAAAACAGCACAGGGCTTTGAAGAGCGTTCAAGCACTTTATTTGCCCCTTACCTCAAACACTAA
- the nqrF gene encoding NADH:ubiquinone reductase (Na(+)-transporting) subunit F gives MDLTLVIAGSTMFTGVILALVVIILVARKSLVPSGDIQFFINDDPSKTVTTKPGGKLLGSLAAQGIFIPSACGGGGTCGQCHIKVFEGGGDILPTETSHINKRQAKEGLRLACQVNVKQDMKLGIPREIFDIKKWECTVRSNEGRATFIKEFVVELPEGEDCDFRAGGYIQIEAPPHELSYSEFDIEEEYRADWDQFDLWRYKSVVKEPIMRAYSMANYPLEKGIIMLNVRVCPPPPSAPDAPPGQMSSYIFNRKPGDKVTISGPYGEFFARETNNEMVFIGGGAGMAPMRSHILDQLLRLNTTRKMTYFYGARSAKEMFYVEELDGLQEKYPNFSWHCALSDPMPEDNWTGPVGFIHQVMYDLYIKDHEAPEDCEYYMCGPPMMANAVTNMLMEQGVERENIMFDDFGG, from the coding sequence ATGGATTTAACTCTCGTAATAGCCGGAAGCACGATGTTCACCGGTGTCATCCTGGCTCTTGTTGTCATTATCCTTGTGGCGCGCAAGAGTCTGGTACCCAGCGGTGACATTCAGTTTTTTATTAACGACGATCCCAGCAAGACTGTCACCACCAAACCTGGTGGCAAACTTCTGGGTTCCCTCGCAGCTCAAGGGATCTTTATTCCTTCTGCCTGTGGTGGTGGCGGTACCTGTGGCCAGTGCCATATCAAAGTCTTTGAAGGTGGTGGCGACATTCTGCCGACTGAGACTTCCCACATCAATAAGCGCCAGGCCAAAGAAGGCCTTCGTCTTGCTTGCCAGGTTAACGTTAAGCAGGATATGAAGCTGGGCATTCCCCGTGAGATCTTTGACATCAAGAAATGGGAATGCACTGTTCGTTCAAACGAAGGTCGCGCGACCTTCATCAAGGAATTCGTTGTTGAACTGCCTGAAGGTGAGGATTGCGATTTCCGCGCTGGTGGTTATATTCAGATTGAAGCTCCTCCTCATGAACTGTCCTATTCTGAATTTGACATTGAAGAGGAATACCGCGCCGATTGGGATCAATTCGATCTGTGGCGCTATAAGTCAGTGGTTAAAGAGCCAATCATGCGTGCCTATTCCATGGCGAACTATCCGCTGGAAAAAGGCATCATCATGCTTAACGTTCGTGTGTGCCCGCCGCCTCCAAGTGCGCCAGATGCACCTCCGGGACAAATGTCTTCTTATATTTTCAACCGCAAGCCTGGTGACAAAGTAACCATTTCCGGTCCTTACGGTGAATTTTTCGCTCGCGAAACCAACAACGAGATGGTCTTTATCGGTGGTGGTGCCGGTATGGCTCCGATGCGCTCCCACATTCTTGACCAACTGCTGCGTTTGAATACGACACGTAAAATGACGTACTTCTACGGAGCCCGTAGCGCCAAGGAGATGTTCTACGTTGAGGAGCTCGATGGTTTGCAAGAGAAGTACCCCAACTTCTCCTGGCACTGTGCACTGTCCGATCCGATGCCTGAGGACAACTGGACAGGTCCTGTTGGCTTTATCCATCAAGTTATGTACGACCTGTACATCAAGGACCATGAGGCTCCGGAAGACTGCGAATACTATATGTGCGGTCCTCCGATGATGGCCAACGCCGTTACCAACATGCTCATGGAGCAGGGTGTCGAGCGCGAAAACATTATGTTTGACGACTTTGGTGGTTAA